In Herbinix luporum, a single window of DNA contains:
- a CDS encoding MBOAT family O-acyltransferase yields the protein MLFTSYEFIVFVLVLFVIYYIVPKKIQWMLLLLGSYVFYSYAGIQYLAYIIATTITTYFAGRKIAQLQTVGAEYIKANKAEMSREERKAYKARNKKIQRRLLIICMLFNFGILAVLKYSDFTILNINSVFDLLGIERNIPVLGFVLPLGISFYTFQTMGYIIDVYREKYAPEKNIFKLGLFISFFPQLIQGPISRFDDLKESLFEKHSFEAKKISFGMQRILWGYFKKLVVADRLLVAVNTIVRNPEEYQGVYVLVGMFFYAIQLYADFTGGIDIAIGVAEIFGVRLKENFERPYFSKSITEYWRRWHITLGTWFKDYMFFPISVSKSMLNLSKKCRKLFGDAIGKRIPVYLATIIVWFTTGIWHGAAWNFIVWGLLNCLVILISQECIPLYNRFHSRFNVINTFWYRLFQVVRTFWLMSFLRTLDCYRNVPTTFRMYGTVFTKWNWNELFNGGLAGLGLNLSDYIVLILAVLLMLYVSLASRSISFRDKLAAKPLPVRYVSYFALIIFILIFGAYGVGYDSSQFIYSQF from the coding sequence ATGCTATTTACATCTTATGAATTTATAGTATTTGTACTTGTATTATTTGTAATTTATTATATTGTACCTAAGAAAATCCAATGGATGCTACTCCTTCTGGGCAGTTATGTCTTTTATAGTTATGCAGGGATACAGTATCTGGCATATATTATTGCTACAACTATAACTACTTATTTTGCCGGTAGGAAAATTGCCCAGCTGCAGACTGTGGGAGCTGAATATATAAAAGCAAATAAGGCAGAAATGTCCAGGGAAGAAAGAAAGGCTTATAAAGCTAGAAATAAAAAAATCCAAAGAAGATTGCTAATTATTTGTATGTTATTTAACTTTGGTATTCTAGCTGTATTAAAGTATTCTGATTTTACCATACTTAACATAAATTCTGTTTTTGATTTGTTGGGTATTGAAAGAAATATCCCTGTCCTTGGTTTTGTCCTGCCTCTTGGTATTTCCTTTTATACTTTTCAAACCATGGGCTATATTATTGATGTATATAGGGAAAAGTATGCTCCTGAAAAAAATATTTTTAAACTGGGATTATTTATATCCTTCTTCCCACAGTTGATTCAAGGGCCCATAAGCCGTTTTGATGATTTAAAGGAAAGCTTATTTGAGAAGCATTCTTTCGAGGCAAAAAAGATATCTTTTGGAATGCAAAGAATCCTATGGGGATATTTCAAAAAGCTGGTGGTAGCTGATAGATTATTGGTGGCAGTTAACACCATTGTTAGAAATCCTGAAGAGTATCAGGGAGTATATGTACTGGTAGGTATGTTTTTCTATGCCATTCAGCTATATGCGGATTTTACCGGCGGTATAGATATTGCCATAGGTGTGGCTGAAATATTTGGAGTAAGGCTTAAGGAGAACTTTGAAAGGCCCTATTTTTCAAAATCAATTACTGAATACTGGAGGAGATGGCATATTACCTTAGGAACCTGGTTTAAGGATTATATGTTCTTCCCCATATCAGTAAGTAAATCCATGCTTAACTTATCTAAAAAATGCAGAAAGCTTTTTGGAGATGCCATTGGGAAAAGAATACCTGTATACTTAGCCACAATAATAGTATGGTTTACAACAGGTATTTGGCATGGAGCTGCTTGGAACTTTATAGTATGGGGATTATTAAACTGCTTGGTAATCCTTATATCACAAGAGTGTATACCTCTCTATAACAGGTTTCATAGTCGTTTTAACGTTATAAATACTTTTTGGTACCGCTTATTTCAGGTGGTTAGAACCTTCTGGCTAATGAGCTTTTTACGTACCTTAGACTGCTATAGAAATGTTCCTACTACATTTAGAATGTATGGTACGGTATTTACAAAATGGAATTGGAATGAATTATTTAACGGCGGCCTTGCAGGCCTTGGCCTAAATCTGTCTGATTATATTGTCTTAATCCTGGCAGTCTTACTGATGTTATATGTAAGTTTGGCTTCAAGGTCAATCAGCTTTAGGGATAAGCTTGCAGCAAAACCTTTACCTGTAAGGTATGTGTCTTATTTTGCATTGATAATATTTATTCTGATTTTCGGTGCATATGGTGTCGGATACGATTCCAGTCAGTTTATTTATAGTCAGTTTTAA
- a CDS encoding acyl carrier protein, producing the protein MEQILEILKGLHPEIDFETCTTLIDDKIIDSFDIVTLVSEISEEFDIEIPVEEIIPENFNSAKAIYALVERLLEDE; encoded by the coding sequence ATGGAACAGATATTGGAAATATTAAAAGGATTACATCCTGAAATTGATTTTGAAACATGTACAACCCTAATTGATGACAAGATTATTGACTCTTTTGATATCGTAACCCTTGTTTCGGAAATTAGTGAGGAATTTGATATTGAAATTCCGGTAGAAGAGATTATACCGGAGAATTTTAACTCTGCAAAGGCAATATATGCCTTAGTCGAAAGACTATTGGAGGATGAATAA
- a CDS encoding amino acid adenylation domain-containing protein — MQTNVLEYLENIIERVPNKTAYADDKSEVTFMEVYTRSRAIGSFLYNQGHYKEPVVVFMGKTPSAIISFYGVIYAGCFYVPIDEEMPKHRIELIFGNLNPKAVICDKDTIKALESFDYKGKVYLYDDIYKTPSDEKVLTEIRDKQIDTDPIYIVFTSGSTGIPKGVVACHRSVIDYIENLSEVLKIDENTIFGNQTPLYVDACLKELYPTLKFGASTYIIPKSLFMFPLKLVEFLNEKKINTICWVVSALTIISAFGTFEKAVPKYLKTIAFGSEVFPIKQFNLWRKYLPNARFINLYGPTECTGMSCYYEVDRDFELDEAIPIGRPFKNTDIILLNEKDKLAEQGEVGEICIRGTSLTLGYYKNFEKTAEAFVQNPLNDAYPELIYRTGDLGKYNDRGELIFVSRKDNQIKHMGHRIELGEIEVVANMHPDIKSACSIFDDDKKKIILYYVGDITIADMAGFLKQKLPRYMVPNMIEKLDNMPLTANGKIDRVLLKQSYNGAAK; from the coding sequence ATGCAAACTAATGTATTAGAATACTTAGAGAATATTATTGAAAGAGTTCCAAATAAAACTGCATATGCAGATGATAAATCAGAAGTTACTTTTATGGAGGTATATACCCGTTCAAGGGCAATCGGTAGCTTTTTATATAATCAAGGCCATTATAAAGAACCGGTAGTTGTATTTATGGGCAAGACACCCAGTGCCATTATAAGCTTTTATGGAGTAATATATGCCGGCTGCTTTTATGTGCCTATAGATGAGGAAATGCCTAAACATAGAATTGAATTAATTTTTGGAAATTTAAATCCTAAAGCGGTTATATGTGACAAGGATACAATTAAGGCATTAGAATCTTTTGATTATAAGGGTAAAGTATATCTATATGATGATATATATAAAACACCTTCAGATGAAAAGGTACTTACAGAAATCAGAGACAAGCAAATAGACACAGATCCTATATATATCGTATTTACATCAGGTTCTACAGGTATACCAAAGGGAGTAGTGGCTTGCCATAGGTCGGTTATTGATTATATAGAAAATCTATCTGAAGTTTTAAAAATAGATGAAAACACTATATTCGGTAATCAGACCCCCTTATATGTGGATGCATGCCTTAAGGAGTTATATCCTACATTAAAGTTTGGAGCAAGCACATATATCATACCAAAAAGTTTATTTATGTTTCCCTTAAAATTGGTAGAGTTTTTAAATGAAAAGAAAATAAATACCATATGCTGGGTTGTATCGGCCCTAACTATAATATCTGCTTTTGGAACTTTTGAAAAGGCAGTACCAAAATATCTAAAGACCATTGCATTTGGCAGTGAAGTGTTTCCTATAAAGCAGTTTAATCTATGGAGAAAATATCTTCCAAATGCAAGATTTATAAATTTATACGGACCTACGGAATGTACCGGAATGTCCTGTTATTATGAAGTGGATAGGGATTTTGAGCTGGATGAAGCAATTCCTATCGGAAGACCTTTTAAGAATACGGATATAATTCTTTTAAATGAAAAGGACAAGCTTGCAGAGCAAGGGGAAGTAGGTGAAATCTGCATAAGAGGAACTTCTCTGACTTTAGGATATTATAAAAACTTTGAGAAAACTGCAGAAGCTTTTGTCCAAAACCCATTAAATGATGCATATCCGGAATTGATATATAGAACCGGGGATTTGGGTAAATATAATGACCGGGGTGAACTGATTTTTGTATCAAGAAAAGATAACCAGATTAAGCATATGGGCCATCGGATCGAGCTGGGAGAGATTGAAGTGGTGGCAAATATGCATCCTGATATAAAGTCTGCTTGTAGTATTTTTGATGATGACAAAAAGAAGATAATTCTCTATTATGTGGGAGATATTACAATAGCAGATATGGCCGGTTTTTTAAAGCAAAAACTCCCAAGGTATATGGTACCTAATATGATAGAAAAACTTGATAATATGCCACTGACAGCTAATGGTAAAATAGACCGGGTTTTATTAAAACAAAGCTATAATGGGGCAGCAAAATAA
- a CDS encoding aspartate/glutamate racemase family protein: MAKKLGVIGGLGPLASAYFYELLSRMTEAKIDQEHMEINIISRPSIPDRTGYILGRNNDNPLPHLVEVGKTLEEMGVDYIALPCITAHYFHEELTNMINVPIIHVIKETVNYLKENGIKRAGIMATEGTISSKLFQTELLKKNIIPITPSKKGQEYISNLIYKNIKMGLPVNMEDFFKARDELSKNGADTIILGCTELSLIKRDEDIGSGFIDALEILARSCITKCEAKLKSEYTNLIS; the protein is encoded by the coding sequence ATGGCTAAGAAATTAGGTGTAATAGGTGGATTAGGCCCGCTTGCAAGTGCATATTTTTATGAACTTTTAAGTCGGATGACTGAAGCCAAAATCGACCAAGAGCATATGGAAATAAATATAATCAGCAGGCCTTCAATTCCTGATAGGACCGGTTATATCCTTGGTAGAAATAATGATAACCCACTTCCTCATCTGGTAGAGGTTGGAAAAACCTTAGAAGAAATGGGGGTTGATTATATAGCCCTTCCTTGTATAACAGCCCATTACTTCCATGAAGAACTTACAAATATGATTAATGTTCCTATTATCCATGTTATTAAGGAAACTGTTAATTATTTAAAAGAAAATGGTATAAAAAGAGCAGGGATTATGGCAACAGAAGGAACTATCAGTAGCAAGCTGTTTCAAACTGAACTGCTTAAAAAAAATATAATTCCCATTACTCCTTCAAAAAAGGGGCAGGAATATATATCTAATTTAATATATAAAAACATTAAGATGGGCTTGCCCGTTAATATGGAAGATTTTTTTAAGGCAAGGGATGAACTTAGTAAAAATGGGGCCGATACAATTATTTTAGGTTGTACAGAGCTTTCTTTAATAAAGCGGGATGAAGATATTGGCTCCGGCTTTATAGATGCTTTAGAAATACTGGCTAGATCTTGCATTACTAAGTGTGAGGCAAAATTAAAATCAGAATATACTAATTTAATATCATAA
- a CDS encoding transglutaminase domain-containing protein yields the protein MRKRKIRRIKRMIQLLIISLSLLVLVVVVGLTYMVNNMKPMVVKAVTIEAGTSTIEVDDFLLDKDRQGSFVTDLDSIDFNTPGVYEVEILVNKRNYTSELNIVDTKPPMATAVNKVVYKGITLSPTDLVTDIKDVSETKVYFTKEPNLDMLGDQEVILIVEDSYGNKTEIKSTITVAEDTEPPVFYGVEDKTVNAGGTIFYKKGVTVSDNMDTDIDFTVDSSNVNLNQVGVYTVYYIAEDKAGNKTVEPATITVVSGGIDDEKLNEKVKQVLSEITHEGMTKRDKAWEIYRWIKRHVSYTGSSDKTDWKKEAYRAIVEGMGDCFTYYAVAEALLTGAGIDNMRVTRVGGKTSHYWNLINCGDGWYHFDSCPHKDKLETFMLTDAELEEFAKKRGSYYYNYDKSLYPATP from the coding sequence ATGAGAAAGAGGAAAATAAGAAGAATAAAGCGTATGATACAGTTACTTATAATCTCCTTAAGCCTACTTGTCTTAGTAGTAGTTGTAGGATTAACATATATGGTTAATAATATGAAGCCTATGGTTGTTAAAGCTGTGACTATTGAAGCAGGAACATCTACAATAGAAGTAGATGATTTCTTATTAGATAAAGATAGGCAAGGTAGCTTTGTTACGGATTTGGACAGTATTGATTTTAATACTCCGGGAGTTTATGAAGTAGAAATCCTGGTAAATAAACGCAACTATACATCTGAACTTAATATTGTGGACACTAAACCACCTATGGCTACTGCGGTTAACAAGGTAGTATATAAGGGAATAACTCTGTCTCCGACTGATTTGGTTACGGATATAAAGGATGTGTCTGAAACCAAAGTATATTTTACAAAAGAACCAAATCTAGATATGCTGGGGGATCAAGAAGTTATATTAATTGTAGAGGACTCTTATGGCAATAAGACCGAGATAAAGTCTACAATTACCGTTGCAGAGGATACTGAACCTCCGGTGTTTTATGGTGTAGAGGACAAAACTGTCAATGCAGGAGGTACCATTTTCTATAAGAAAGGTGTCACTGTAAGTGATAACATGGATACTGATATTGATTTTACGGTAGATTCTAGTAATGTTAATCTAAATCAAGTTGGTGTTTATACAGTTTATTACATTGCAGAGGATAAGGCAGGAAATAAAACAGTTGAACCTGCTACTATAACTGTTGTGTCAGGTGGCATAGATGATGAAAAGCTTAACGAAAAAGTAAAGCAAGTATTAAGTGAAATCACCCATGAAGGTATGACAAAGAGAGATAAAGCCTGGGAGATATATAGATGGATTAAAAGACATGTGTCATATACCGGGTCATCAGATAAGACAGACTGGAAGAAGGAAGCATACCGGGCTATTGTTGAGGGAATGGGGGATTGCTTTACTTACTATGCGGTAGCTGAGGCATTACTGACCGGTGCAGGAATTGATAATATGCGTGTTACTAGAGTAGGAGGAAAAACATCCCATTACTGGAATTTGATTAATTGTGGAGACGGATGGTATCATTTTGATTCATGTCCTCATAAAGATAAGTTAGAAACTTTTATGCTTACAGATGCAGAACTTGAAGAGTTTGCTAAAAAAAGAGGAAGTTATTATTATAACTACGACAAATCCTTATATCCAGCAACACCATAA
- a CDS encoding YerC/YecD family TrpR-related protein — translation MSKNIRTPAVDQLFEAILSLKDSEECYIFFEDICTINELLSLAQRFEVAKMLRNQKTYLEIAEKTGASTATISRVNRSLNYGNDGYDMVFARMKNINTSK, via the coding sequence ATGAGCAAAAACATTAGAACACCGGCTGTTGATCAGTTATTCGAAGCAATACTTAGCCTAAAGGATTCTGAAGAATGTTATATTTTTTTTGAGGATATTTGCACTATCAATGAATTATTATCATTGGCTCAAAGATTTGAGGTGGCAAAAATGCTCCGCAATCAAAAAACATATCTAGAGATAGCCGAAAAAACAGGTGCTTCTACAGCAACCATCAGCCGTGTAAATCGCTCATTAAATTACGGAAATGATGGTTATGATATGGTTTTCGCACGTATGAAAAATATAAATACATCAAAATAA
- a CDS encoding DUF1836 domain-containing protein, whose amino-acid sequence MDMSKEEYISSLIDNLKKVKFITPDDIPNIDLYMDQVTTFMDEHLKSSKRYSDDKLLTKTMINNYTKNELLPPPNKKKYTKEHMFLLIFIYYFKNILSISDIKSIFNPLTKRFYGGKSDIGLKEIYDEIFRLEEEQTDSLTKDMIRKMTKAKESFNFVEDEEERDFLTIFSFICMLSFDVYMRKHLIEQIIDYSLKPEVEHKNKENASNTDRVKKDKN is encoded by the coding sequence TTGGATATGTCGAAAGAAGAGTATATATCAAGCTTGATAGATAATCTTAAAAAAGTCAAATTTATCACGCCTGATGATATACCAAATATCGATTTGTATATGGATCAGGTGACAACCTTTATGGATGAGCATCTGAAGTCCTCAAAAAGGTACAGTGATGATAAGCTTCTTACTAAAACAATGATAAATAATTATACTAAGAATGAACTGCTTCCCCCTCCTAATAAGAAGAAGTATACTAAGGAGCATATGTTCCTTCTTATTTTTATATATTATTTTAAGAACATCTTATCAATTAGTGATATAAAAAGTATCTTTAATCCCTTAACAAAAAGATTTTATGGAGGAAAATCTGATATCGGACTAAAGGAGATTTATGATGAGATTTTTAGGCTTGAGGAGGAACAAACGGATTCTCTTACTAAAGATATGATTCGTAAGATGACTAAGGCAAAAGAATCCTTTAATTTTGTAGAAGATGAAGAGGAAAGGGATTTTCTTACCATATTCTCCTTTATATGCATGCTAAGTTTTGATGTATATATGAGGAAACATCTTATAGAGCAGATAATAGATTATTCTCTAAAGCCGGAGGTAGAACACAAGAACAAGGAGAATGCCAGCAATACCGATAGGGTAAAGAAGGATAAAAATTAA
- the pcrA gene encoding DNA helicase PcrA, with amino-acid sequence MSNIYDTLNPEQKKAVLHDKGPLLILAGAGSGKTRVLTHRIAYLIEHRNVNPWNILAITFTNKAAREMRERVDQIVGYGSENIWVSTFHSTCVRILRRFIDRIGYERSFSIYDTDDQKALMREVCKYLQIDTKRMPERSLLSAISKAKDELISPEEFEKRAGGDYNERKYAQVYKEYQKRLKSSNALDFDDLIFKTVELFMNDKEALTYYQNRFRYIMVDEYQDTNTAQFRLIHLLASGVNEFGKKEYNLCVVGDDDQSIYKFRGANIHNILNFEQAFPNTKVIKLEQNYRSSKNILNAANEVIANNTKRKEKSLWTDNEDGDPVNYTLFESDIEEADIITAEIKRTVENNKANYNDFAILYRTNAQSRIFEEKLIQRNIPYKIIGSINFYARKEIKDILAYLKTIDNGLDNIAVKRIINVPRRGIGLTTIDRVNDYALLNDISFYEALTRAYQIPGLERTASKITPFVSMIEGLRSRLQQDSYNLTEIIDDILDATGYLKEFEDLDTEEAKDRIANIDELVNKLVTYVEDTDEPSLSGFLEEVALVSDIDNLDESSDHMVLMTLHSAKGLEFPYVYICGMEEGIFPSYMSIHADNPEEEIEEERRLCYVGITRAKKCLSLSSAKHRMLRGDIMYNKPSRFIHEIPRYLMKVNMPEANMPEINIPATPRYHHSQKNYKPFATAEPKNFAGSNMGSLDYEVGDSVKHIKFGIGTVTNIVMGGKDYEVTVDFPRFGTKKLIASFAKLTRVD; translated from the coding sequence ATGAGTAATATATATGATACATTAAATCCCGAACAAAAGAAGGCTGTATTGCATGATAAGGGACCGCTTCTTATTTTGGCAGGTGCCGGATCAGGTAAAACCAGAGTTTTGACCCATCGGATTGCTTATCTGATAGAACACAGAAATGTTAATCCTTGGAATATTCTGGCCATTACATTTACCAATAAAGCAGCCAGAGAAATGCGGGAACGGGTGGATCAGATTGTTGGCTACGGTTCAGAAAATATCTGGGTTAGCACTTTCCATTCTACCTGTGTTCGCATTCTAAGACGCTTTATAGATAGAATTGGCTATGAACGGAGCTTTTCCATCTACGACACTGACGACCAAAAGGCTCTGATGCGGGAAGTCTGTAAGTATCTTCAAATCGATACTAAGAGAATGCCAGAAAGAAGTCTTCTTAGTGCCATATCTAAAGCTAAGGACGAACTGATTTCTCCTGAGGAATTTGAAAAAAGAGCCGGGGGAGATTATAACGAAAGAAAATATGCCCAGGTATATAAGGAATATCAAAAGCGGCTAAAATCAAGTAATGCCTTGGATTTTGATGATTTGATATTTAAGACGGTAGAACTTTTTATGAATGATAAGGAAGCACTGACCTACTATCAGAACCGTTTCCGTTATATTATGGTGGATGAGTATCAGGACACCAATACGGCACAGTTTAGACTAATTCATCTTTTAGCCTCAGGTGTTAATGAATTTGGAAAAAAGGAATATAATCTCTGTGTAGTAGGTGACGATGACCAAAGTATATACAAATTCCGTGGCGCCAATATTCATAATATCCTAAATTTTGAGCAGGCATTTCCTAATACCAAGGTTATTAAGCTGGAGCAAAATTATCGCTCATCAAAAAATATTTTAAATGCAGCTAATGAAGTAATAGCTAATAATACAAAACGTAAGGAAAAATCCCTATGGACGGACAATGAAGACGGGGATCCTGTAAACTATACCCTATTTGAATCTGATATTGAGGAAGCGGATATTATCACCGCTGAAATAAAACGAACTGTGGAAAACAATAAGGCAAATTATAACGATTTTGCTATCCTCTATCGTACCAATGCTCAATCCCGTATATTTGAAGAAAAATTAATACAAAGGAATATTCCTTATAAAATTATCGGCAGTATAAACTTCTATGCCCGTAAGGAAATTAAGGATATTCTAGCATACCTTAAAACCATTGATAACGGATTGGATAATATAGCTGTTAAGAGGATAATAAATGTTCCCCGTAGGGGCATTGGCCTTACTACCATTGACAGGGTTAATGATTATGCCTTATTAAATGATATTAGTTTTTATGAAGCACTTACTAGAGCATATCAAATACCGGGCTTAGAACGTACTGCCTCAAAAATCACACCCTTTGTCAGTATGATTGAAGGATTACGGTCAAGATTACAACAGGATAGCTATAATCTTACAGAGATTATCGACGATATACTGGATGCAACCGGATATTTGAAGGAATTTGAAGATCTCGACACAGAAGAGGCAAAAGATCGTATAGCCAATATCGATGAATTGGTAAATAAGCTGGTAACCTATGTTGAAGACACCGATGAACCTTCCTTAAGTGGCTTTTTAGAAGAGGTTGCCCTAGTTTCTGATATAGATAATCTTGATGAAAGCTCAGATCATATGGTGCTTATGACTCTCCATAGCGCTAAAGGACTTGAATTTCCTTATGTCTATATCTGCGGTATGGAAGAGGGCATATTCCCCAGTTATATGAGCATCCATGCAGATAATCCCGAGGAAGAGATTGAGGAGGAAAGACGTCTTTGCTATGTAGGTATTACCAGAGCGAAAAAATGCCTGTCTCTTTCATCCGCAAAACATCGTATGCTTCGTGGTGACATAATGTATAACAAACCATCACGGTTTATTCATGAGATACCCAGATATCTTATGAAAGTAAACATGCCTGAAGCAAATATGCCGGAAATAAATATTCCTGCAACTCCAAGGTATCATCACTCCCAGAAGAATTATAAGCCTTTTGCAACTGCAGAACCGAAGAATTTTGCCGGAAGCAATATGGGCTCCTTAGATTATGAAGTTGGTGACAGTGTCAAACATATCAAGTTTGGTATCGGAACAGTTACAAATATAGTTATGGGCGGTAAAGATTATGAGGTTACTGTGGATTTTCCTAGATTTGGTACAAAAAAATTAATAGCTTCTTTTGCAAAATTAACCCGGGTTGATTAA
- a CDS encoding ABC transporter substrate-binding protein: MKKKIICVLTLMVMMTLLLTGCKGRGDLIEITLNEVAHSIFYAPMYVAFEEGYFEEEGLKVNLVNGLGANKTMTSVLSGESEIGFMGAEASIYVYNQGAEDYVVNFAQLTQRAGNFLVSRDMAEDFKWENIKGKTVLGGRKGGMPQMVFEYILKKQGIDPQKDLNIIQNIDFGLTSQAFASGQGDYTIEFEPAATALELEGVGKVVASLGVESGMVPYTAFSARKSYIEKNPDVIQKFTNAIQKGMEFVQNHTPEEIAKAIAPKFKETDIKTLILLVTRYYEQDTWKDNLIFEEASLNLLQDILYEAGELEKRVPYEDIVNTEFAQKAIKK, translated from the coding sequence GTGAAGAAAAAAATCATCTGTGTACTTACTCTTATGGTAATGATGACTTTACTACTGACCGGTTGTAAAGGTAGGGGTGACTTAATAGAAATTACTTTAAATGAGGTGGCTCACTCAATTTTCTATGCCCCTATGTATGTTGCCTTTGAAGAAGGATATTTTGAGGAGGAAGGGTTAAAGGTTAATTTAGTCAACGGATTGGGTGCTAATAAAACAATGACTTCAGTACTTAGCGGTGAAAGTGAAATCGGATTTATGGGAGCTGAAGCCTCTATCTATGTTTATAATCAGGGAGCAGAGGATTATGTGGTTAACTTTGCACAGCTGACTCAACGGGCAGGGAACTTTTTGGTATCTAGGGATATGGCTGAAGATTTTAAATGGGAGAATATCAAGGGAAAGACCGTACTTGGAGGACGAAAGGGCGGAATGCCACAGATGGTATTTGAGTATATACTAAAGAAACAGGGGATTGATCCCCAAAAGGATCTAAATATTATACAGAATATAGATTTTGGCCTGACTTCACAGGCATTTGCATCGGGCCAAGGAGATTATACGATTGAGTTTGAACCAGCTGCTACGGCACTGGAACTGGAGGGAGTCGGTAAGGTAGTGGCTTCTTTAGGAGTTGAAAGTGGTATGGTTCCCTATACGGCTTTTTCAGCTCGCAAAAGTTATATTGAAAAGAACCCTGATGTAATTCAGAAGTTCACCAATGCTATTCAAAAGGGAATGGAGTTTGTACAAAACCATACACCGGAGGAAATTGCAAAAGCAATTGCACCCAAGTTTAAGGAAACTGATATAAAGACTCTTATTTTACTTGTTACCAGGTATTACGAGCAGGATACTTGGAAGGATAATCTCATATTTGAAGAAGCCAGCCTAAATCTACTACAGGATATACTTTATGAAGCGGGAGAACTTGAAAAGAGAGTTCCATATGAAGATATTGTAAATACTGAATTTGCACAGAAGGCTATAAAAAAGTAA
- a CDS encoding glycosyltransferase translates to MVITIAISCIEAFACGLVPIFSDSKLSAAAQFALGPKHLFKAGSPESLAEKIDYWLDNPQQLKEAEKKYIRLGKQYALEGSIRKIEKVYLSMCKR, encoded by the coding sequence TTGGTTATTACAATCGCAATCTCCTGTATCGAGGCCTTTGCATGCGGTTTGGTTCCGATATTCTCAGACAGCAAGCTAAGCGCAGCTGCACAGTTTGCCCTGGGGCCCAAGCATCTATTTAAGGCAGGGTCACCTGAATCATTGGCGGAAAAAATTGATTATTGGCTGGATAATCCCCAGCAGCTGAAAGAAGCTGAGAAGAAATATATTCGTTTAGGAAAGCAATATGCTTTAGAAGGCAGTATCAGAAAAATAGAAAAAGTATATTTGTCCATGTGTAAAAGGTAG